The DNA segment CAGGTTCATATAGTGCATCCGCTAAAACTGTAGACCCTCCATATACACTCCCTTCTCATATGTCTTTAGTCACAGGGCTTAAGCCAGAAAACCATGGCACGTATATAAATACATGGATACCTCAGATAGGTTATACAAAGCACGAAACTATTTTCACTGTAGCAAATAAACATGGCATTAATACCTCTATGTTTGTGGGTAAGGACAAACTTAATTTTATTGCAGTACCCGACAGCATTGATAAATTAGAGGTTATTGAATATAGCCCTGATAGCGTTGAGACAATCACCGAGAGCTTTATAAAGTACATAGATGACAATATCGGCATCATACTTGTCCATTTCCCAGAACCTGATATACCAGGGCATAAAAAGGGTTGGATGTCACCCACATATCTTGATGCCGTCAAAAGAGTAGACACTGAAATTGGAAAAATTATAGGTACCCTTAAATCCAAAGATCTATATGATAATACTCTTATTATTATTACTTCAGATCACGGCGG comes from the Thermodesulfobacteriota bacterium genome and includes:
- a CDS encoding alkaline phosphatase family protein, producing the protein GSYSASAKTVDPPYTLPSHMSLVTGLKPENHGTYINTWIPQIGYTKHETIFTVANKHGINTSMFVGKDKLNFIAVPDSIDKLEVIEYSPDSVETITESFIKYIDDNIGIILVHFPEPDIPGHKKGWMSPTYLDAVKRVDTEIGKIIGTLKSKDLYDNTLIIITSDHGGKGKNHKGDDPLVTTIPWLAVGKGIKENYIIKDNVYIYDTAPTVLKALELPIPKDIDGSVVEEIFMN